From a region of the Triticum aestivum cultivar Chinese Spring chromosome 7D, IWGSC CS RefSeq v2.1, whole genome shotgun sequence genome:
- the LOC123169742 gene encoding BTB/POZ and MATH domain-containing protein 1 yields the protein MAAPQSPRIWATSSSTCTLERAGGAHLFRIDGYSLSKGLGKGNFLPSATFAVGGHDWRLLFYPDGDTEARNGSISVHLELMDEGVEVRALYDLTLFKQAEPKSGCFVWTKPTEPVVFSRSPGKTSHRGHSNFAGRSMLEAWSYLYFPRDVLIVKCKLLVIKLKEAQMPKTRMNFETIQVPPSDLSHNLGSLLEAGEESDVSFKVKDEVFTAHKIVLAMRSPVFKAELYGPMRDKCGQSIAIEDMEPAVFKALLHFIYTDELPPMDDLMMTEKKWSSICSWLRIGMPWKGWS from the coding sequence ATGGCGGCACCCCAGAGCCCACGGATCtgggcgacctcgtcctcgacctgcACCCTGGAGAGGGCGGGGGGCGCGCACTTGTTCAGGATCGACGGCTACAGCCTGTCCAAGGGCCTCGGCAAGGGCAACTTCCTCCCGTCGGCCACCTTCGCCGTCGGCGGCCACGACTGGCGCCTCCTCTTCTACCCCGACGGCGACACGGAGGCCAGAAACGGCTCCATCTCGGTCCACCTCGAGCTCATGGACGAGGGCGTGGAGGTGAGGGCGCTGTACGATCTGACGCTATTCAAGCAAGCCGAACCGAAGTCGGGGTGCTTCGTGTGGACAAAACCAACGGAGCCGGTGGTGTTCAGCCGCTCCCCTGGTAAAACCTCGCACCGTGGCCATTCCAATTTCGCGGGGAGGAGCATGCTCGAAGCTTGGTCGTACTTGTACTTCCCCCGCGACGTCCTTATCGTTAAGTGCAAGCTCCTTGTTATCAAGCTGAAGGAAGCACAGATGCCAAAAACCAGAATGAACTTCGAGACCATCCAAGTGCCGCCTTCAGACTTGTCGCATAATCTTGGAAGTTTGCTAGAGGCGGGGGAGGAATCGGATGTGTCTTTCAAGGTCAAAGATGAGGTTTTCACTGCCCATAAGATTGTCCTCGCGATGCGGTCGCCGGTCTTCAAGGCGGAGCTCTATGGGCCGATGAGGGACAAGTGCGGGCAGAGCATAGCCATTGAAGACATGGAGCCCGCTGTTTTCAAAGCGCTGCTTCACTTTATCTACACAGATGAGTTGCCGCCCATGGATGACCTGATGATGACAGAGAAGAAATGGTCAAGCATTTGCTCGTGGCTTCGGATAGGTATGCCATGGAAAGGATGGAGTTGA